A single window of Intrasporangium calvum DSM 43043 DNA harbors:
- the metX gene encoding homoserine O-acetyltransferase MetX, with amino-acid sequence MTESHHTSTRRVRPGRETVRNGFPAAPVRRTVVGAWRVGDPVGSRRFAEIGDVHLERGGRIPDVTVAYETWGTLNSAGDNVVLIEHALTGDSHVEGEAGDGHASPGWWPGLVGPGRPIDTDVWFVVAANVLGGCQGTTGPSSAAPDGREWGSRFPYITIRDQVEVEARLLDQLGATRVAAVVGGSMGGMRAIEWAVSHPERVDRSIVLASTAYATADQIAWCQPQLLAIRQDPHFAGGDYYGRGRSPEAGLGLARRIAHITYRTGVELDDRFGRASQLGEDPLRSGERGRFAVESYLDHHAGKLARRFDANSYLVLTDAMNSHDVGRGRGGIAAALARVTAECTIVSVDSDRLYPPSLSDEMHELLPRSVRARITSRYGHDGFLIEAEQVGRIIRSALA; translated from the coding sequence ATGACAGAGAGCCATCACACCTCGACGCGACGGGTCCGCCCCGGGCGTGAGACCGTGCGCAACGGCTTCCCCGCCGCACCGGTCCGGCGGACCGTCGTCGGGGCCTGGCGCGTGGGTGATCCCGTCGGCTCGCGCAGGTTCGCCGAGATCGGGGATGTCCACCTGGAACGCGGAGGCAGGATCCCGGACGTCACGGTGGCCTACGAGACGTGGGGCACCCTCAACTCGGCCGGCGACAACGTCGTGCTCATCGAGCACGCCCTGACCGGCGACAGCCACGTCGAGGGCGAGGCCGGTGACGGTCACGCGTCGCCCGGCTGGTGGCCCGGCCTCGTCGGGCCGGGACGTCCGATCGACACGGACGTCTGGTTCGTCGTCGCGGCCAACGTCCTCGGCGGCTGCCAGGGCACCACCGGGCCCTCGAGCGCCGCACCGGATGGACGAGAGTGGGGTAGCCGCTTCCCCTACATCACCATTCGTGATCAGGTCGAGGTCGAGGCCCGGCTCCTGGATCAGCTCGGCGCGACCCGGGTGGCGGCCGTCGTCGGAGGGTCGATGGGGGGCATGCGGGCCATCGAGTGGGCGGTGTCGCATCCCGAGCGGGTCGACCGCAGCATCGTGCTCGCGAGCACCGCCTACGCGACCGCCGACCAGATCGCGTGGTGCCAGCCGCAGCTCCTCGCGATTCGCCAGGACCCGCACTTCGCCGGCGGGGACTACTACGGGCGCGGCCGGTCGCCCGAAGCCGGGCTCGGGCTCGCGCGACGGATCGCGCACATCACCTACCGCACCGGCGTCGAGCTCGACGACCGCTTCGGCCGCGCGTCCCAGCTGGGCGAGGACCCGCTCCGGTCGGGCGAGCGGGGACGTTTCGCCGTGGAGAGCTACCTGGACCACCACGCGGGCAAGCTGGCCCGGCGCTTCGACGCCAACTCGTACCTCGTCCTGACCGACGCCATGAACTCCCACGACGTCGGGCGCGGGCGCGGTGGCATCGCTGCGGCCCTGGCTCGCGTCACCGCGGAGTGCACCATCGTCTCGGTCGACTCGGATCGGCTCTACCCGCCCAGTCTGTCCGACGAGATGCACGAGCTGCTGCCGCGGTCCGTGCGGGCCCGGATCACCTCCCGCTATGGTCACGACGGCTTCCTCATCGAGGCTGAGCAGGTCGGGCGAATCATCCGCTCCGCCCTGGCCTGA
- a CDS encoding YkvA family protein — protein sequence MAGRGTSGASRLKLLATTASVVRASTRPGAPSLSSRVQAVPRLVRATIGGEYAGTTRGRLGMLAAAAAYIVSPVDLVPEALLPVVGAADDAVVIAWAIRALLEETDRFLAWEAGQGRRRASETVSGDVVGADASTSHPRREVAATGAGPRLTGQARDAATAYIMETVRRRLER from the coding sequence GTGGCCGGTAGGGGGACGAGCGGCGCGTCGCGCCTCAAGCTCCTCGCGACGACGGCCTCCGTCGTGCGGGCCTCGACGAGACCGGGCGCGCCGAGCCTGTCCAGCCGCGTCCAAGCGGTCCCGCGCCTGGTCCGGGCGACCATCGGAGGTGAGTATGCCGGCACCACACGGGGGCGCTTGGGGATGCTCGCCGCAGCCGCGGCCTACATCGTCTCGCCCGTGGACCTCGTCCCCGAAGCCCTGCTCCCAGTCGTGGGCGCAGCTGACGACGCCGTGGTCATCGCCTGGGCGATCAGGGCCCTGCTCGAGGAGACCGACCGCTTCCTGGCCTGGGAGGCGGGGCAGGGCCGCCGCCGGGCGTCCGAGACCGTCTCGGGTGACGTCGTGGGCGCTGACGCGAGTACGTCCCACCCCCGTCGGGAGGTGGCGGCCACCGGCGCCGGGCCTCGCCTGACCGGTCAGGCCCGTGACGCGGCCACCGCGTACATCATGGAGACCGTGCGCCGCCGGCTGGAACGCTGA
- a CDS encoding RNA polymerase sigma factor: MFQHDAIMQLLVRGRTTGTITGSEIARAQVEAQLDPKQMKPVLTTLEAHDVEIVVDAAASNTQTRRGNKGGTVATARKTTAAAAKTATRTTTSRTTTTSRTTKAAAKSGSAAPGASGASKKTPAPSGAAEASPAEPSKAAEPAKKASRTSKAAPTAPAKKATTNAAVAKAAAPPVKKAATKRAVKSATAKGTTGRSAAKGAATDATETVDVEPVDADESELEEVEVTDVVVAVDVPAEDVAESADGDDDAAPVTDKAAEAEDESGFVIRDDDEDDAPAQQVVTAGATADPVKDYLKQIGKVALLNAEQEVELAKRIEAGLFAEEKLNSGEKIDMKLKRELWWIAQDGKKAKNHLLEANLRLVVSLAKRYTGRGMLFLDLIQEGNLGLIRAVEKFDYTKGYKFSTYATWWIRQAITRAMADQARTIRIPVHMVEVINKLARVQRQMLQDLGREPTPEELAKELDMTPEKVVEVQKYGREPISLHTPLGEDGDSEFGDLIEDSEAVVPADAVSFTLLQEQLHSVLDTLSEREAGVVSMRFGLTDGQPKTLDEIGKVYGVTRERIRQIESKTMSKLRHPSRSQVLRDYLD; this comes from the coding sequence GTGTTCCAGCACGACGCCATCATGCAGCTGCTCGTCAGGGGACGGACGACCGGCACGATCACTGGTTCCGAGATCGCCCGGGCGCAGGTGGAGGCCCAGCTCGACCCCAAGCAGATGAAACCCGTCCTCACGACCCTCGAAGCGCACGACGTCGAGATCGTCGTCGACGCCGCGGCATCCAACACCCAGACTCGTAGAGGCAACAAGGGAGGCACTGTGGCAACCGCTCGCAAGACGACCGCCGCGGCCGCAAAGACCGCAACCCGGACGACCACCAGCAGGACGACCACGACCAGCAGGACGACCAAGGCTGCGGCCAAGAGCGGCTCTGCCGCGCCGGGTGCCTCGGGTGCGTCGAAGAAGACCCCGGCCCCGAGCGGTGCGGCCGAGGCGAGCCCGGCAGAGCCGAGCAAGGCGGCGGAGCCCGCCAAGAAGGCGAGCCGGACGAGCAAGGCGGCTCCGACGGCTCCGGCGAAGAAGGCGACGACCAACGCCGCCGTGGCCAAGGCAGCCGCGCCTCCGGTCAAGAAGGCCGCCACCAAGAGGGCGGTGAAGTCCGCTACGGCCAAGGGGACGACGGGTCGCAGTGCTGCCAAGGGCGCCGCCACTGACGCCACGGAGACCGTGGACGTCGAACCGGTGGATGCCGACGAGAGCGAGCTCGAGGAGGTCGAGGTCACCGACGTCGTCGTCGCCGTCGATGTCCCCGCTGAGGACGTGGCCGAGTCGGCGGACGGGGACGACGACGCGGCGCCGGTGACCGACAAGGCGGCCGAGGCCGAGGACGAGTCCGGGTTCGTCATTCGGGACGACGACGAGGACGACGCACCGGCCCAGCAGGTCGTCACGGCCGGGGCCACCGCCGACCCGGTGAAGGACTACCTCAAGCAGATCGGAAAGGTGGCCCTCCTCAACGCGGAGCAGGAGGTCGAGCTCGCCAAGCGGATCGAGGCGGGGCTCTTCGCCGAGGAGAAGCTCAACTCCGGCGAGAAGATCGACATGAAGCTCAAGCGGGAGCTGTGGTGGATCGCCCAGGACGGCAAGAAGGCCAAGAACCACCTTCTGGAGGCCAACCTGCGCCTGGTCGTGTCTCTGGCGAAGCGCTACACCGGTCGCGGAATGCTCTTCCTCGACCTGATCCAGGAGGGCAATCTCGGACTGATCCGAGCGGTCGAGAAGTTCGACTACACGAAGGGCTACAAGTTCTCGACCTACGCCACGTGGTGGATCCGCCAGGCGATCACCCGGGCCATGGCCGACCAGGCCCGGACCATCCGCATCCCGGTCCACATGGTGGAGGTCATCAACAAGCTCGCCCGAGTCCAGCGGCAGATGCTTCAGGATCTGGGCCGTGAGCCCACGCCGGAGGAGCTCGCCAAGGAGCTCGACATGACGCCGGAGAAGGTCGTGGAGGTGCAGAAGTACGGTCGGGAGCCGATCTCGCTGCACACCCCGCTCGGCGAGGACGGGGACTCCGAGTTCGGTGACCTCATCGAGGACTCCGAGGCGGTCGTGCCGGCGGACGCCGTCAGCTTCACGCTGTTGCAGGAGCAGCTGCACTCCGTGCTCGACACGCTCTCGGAGCGCGAGGCCGGCGTGGTCTCGATGCGCTTCGGGCTCACCGACGGTCAGCCCAAGACGTTGGACGAGATCGGCAAGGTCTACGGCGTCACGCGGGAGCGCATCCGTCAGATCGAGTCCAAGACGATGAGCAAGCTGCGCCACCCGAGCCGGAGCCAGGTCCTCCGGGACTACCTCGACTGA
- a CDS encoding EcsC family protein gives MGIFGWGKDETAAAADRTAGRVQEAARSGNAASALERARAVDEGGLSGAATRLLERLLDVGIDGRGPFASARAVADRALADAGGDPEEAIRSVQRAHRRLGAAGGFVTGLGGFFTMPVALPANVLEFYLLGTRMTAATARLRGYDIDQPQVRSAVLLTLAGADSDDLLKKAGVFAAGGRLTSVALERLPAPALMVLNKAIAFRLLGRLGSGVIAKLGRAVPVVGGLVGGGVDVYLLGRIATQAVEEFPRRTPTDRGGMGGPSGAPDVTGGAAAGGR, from the coding sequence GTGGGCATCTTCGGATGGGGTAAGGACGAGACCGCAGCGGCCGCTGACCGGACGGCCGGTCGGGTGCAGGAGGCAGCCCGGAGCGGCAACGCCGCCAGCGCGCTGGAACGCGCGAGGGCAGTGGATGAGGGCGGTCTCAGCGGAGCGGCCACCCGGCTCCTCGAGCGCCTGCTCGACGTCGGGATCGACGGCAGGGGGCCGTTCGCCTCGGCCCGAGCGGTGGCGGACCGTGCGCTTGCGGACGCCGGCGGCGACCCCGAGGAGGCGATTCGCAGCGTCCAGCGCGCCCACCGCCGGCTCGGCGCCGCCGGGGGATTCGTCACCGGGCTGGGCGGGTTCTTCACCATGCCGGTGGCCCTGCCCGCCAACGTGCTGGAGTTCTACCTGCTGGGCACCCGGATGACGGCAGCGACGGCGCGGCTCAGGGGCTACGACATCGACCAGCCGCAGGTCCGGTCCGCCGTCCTCCTGACCCTCGCCGGCGCCGACAGCGACGATCTGCTCAAGAAGGCAGGAGTCTTCGCAGCCGGTGGGCGACTCACGTCGGTGGCGCTCGAACGGCTTCCCGCGCCCGCTCTCATGGTCCTCAACAAGGCCATCGCCTTCCGCCTGCTCGGTCGGCTCGGGTCCGGCGTCATCGCCAAGCTCGGTCGGGCGGTCCCCGTGGTGGGCGGACTCGTCGGCGGCGGCGTCGACGTCTACCTGCTGGGCCGGATCGCCACGCAGGCGGTCGAGGAGTTCCCGCGCCGGACCCCGACCGACCGCGGGGGGATGGGCGGCCCCTCCGGTGCCCCTGACGTGACCGGAGGGGCGGCGGCCGGTGGCCGGTAG
- a CDS encoding low molecular weight phosphatase family protein produces MSPPAVSTPPLRVVFVCTANIARSPYAERRTAQLLAAHPNGRLVVPLSAGMPGYPGRPMDPQMGKQLRAHGLDPADHVSRSLSGALVDEADLLLTLDFAVRMRIFDAWPGHVQKVLGLHQFADAVGRLLPGPLGASLVDAAQRVSRPDSMTWDVSDPHGRGGRAARRCAEEIDAVLPRIVAALAGPVPG; encoded by the coding sequence GTGTCCCCGCCCGCCGTGAGCACTCCGCCGCTGCGGGTGGTGTTCGTGTGCACCGCGAACATCGCCCGCTCGCCCTACGCGGAGCGGCGGACGGCCCAGCTGCTCGCAGCCCACCCCAACGGCCGCCTCGTCGTCCCGCTCAGCGCCGGCATGCCCGGATACCCCGGTCGGCCGATGGACCCCCAGATGGGCAAACAGCTCCGAGCCCACGGTCTCGACCCGGCCGATCACGTCAGCAGGTCTCTCAGCGGGGCTCTCGTGGACGAGGCAGACCTCCTGCTCACCTTGGACTTCGCGGTCCGGATGCGGATCTTCGACGCTTGGCCGGGGCACGTCCAGAAGGTGCTCGGCCTCCATCAGTTCGCCGATGCGGTCGGCCGGCTGCTCCCCGGGCCGTTGGGCGCCTCGCTGGTGGATGCGGCCCAGCGAGTGAGCCGACCCGACTCGATGACCTGGGACGTCAGTGACCCCCACGGGCGCGGCGGCAGGGCGGCTCGTCGCTGCGCCGAGGAGATCGACGCGGTCCTGCCTCGCATCGTCGCAGCCTTGGCCGGTCCGGTGCCCGGCTGA
- a CDS encoding universal stress protein, translating into MAIVVGYVATKEGRAALKRAAEECVLRGTKLVVISSHRGGKDFDADESARFESELERVKGVLEERGLDHEVRQLVRGNDPAEDLISVAEQENADFIVIGLRRRSPVGKLILGSNAQRILLDASCPVLAVKAD; encoded by the coding sequence GTGGCCATTGTCGTTGGATACGTCGCGACCAAGGAAGGCCGCGCCGCACTGAAGCGAGCGGCAGAGGAGTGCGTGCTGCGAGGCACGAAGCTCGTCGTGATCAGCTCGCACCGAGGGGGCAAGGACTTCGACGCGGACGAGTCCGCCCGGTTCGAGAGTGAGCTCGAGCGCGTCAAGGGGGTCCTGGAGGAGCGGGGCCTCGACCACGAGGTGCGACAGCTGGTGCGTGGGAACGACCCGGCCGAGGACCTCATCTCCGTGGCGGAGCAGGAGAACGCCGACTTCATCGTCATCGGCCTGCGTCGCCGCAGCCCGGTCGGAAAGCTGATTCTCGGCTCGAACGCCCAACGGATCCTGCTCGACGCGAGCTGCCCGGTCCTCGCCGTCAAGGCCGACTGA
- a CDS encoding DUF4192 domain-containing protein, whose translation MQKISVSGPAELVTIVPYHLGFQPERSVVIICLHAKAVGLVARVDVVGRKDAALAASQLREPILREAPSSVVLVSFEDRAGESRPLADALGAALGLDGIPVDEDVVVRDGRWYCTRDDGCAEDGEALPVPSDVPAVAGYVAQGRSVLADRRAVESLVAPRAEAHDEQMALAVEEWRRTYRRARQATVLGAAGGGTGGPTGQGLWDSLTDECLDAWGVVLRGATPAGGLAALVPALVGPLEDLDLRDALVAWLCPGWLPLDAVDGRLLTRLTTKVGPLDPPRDEAQHADVVCHGRTVQDALLTLCRVTPVRFAAPVLTIAAAYSWSQGDGTRAGMCVDRALEIDPGHRLAGLIRLGLEHGVRMPAA comes from the coding sequence ATGCAGAAGATCTCGGTCTCCGGACCCGCCGAACTCGTCACCATCGTCCCGTACCACCTCGGGTTCCAGCCCGAGCGCAGCGTCGTCATCATCTGCTTGCACGCCAAGGCCGTTGGCCTGGTCGCCCGGGTGGATGTCGTCGGCAGGAAGGACGCGGCCCTGGCCGCCTCCCAGCTGCGCGAGCCGATCCTCCGGGAGGCGCCCTCTTCTGTCGTCCTCGTGAGCTTCGAGGACCGGGCCGGCGAGTCGCGCCCCCTGGCTGACGCGCTGGGTGCGGCGCTGGGGCTGGACGGCATCCCGGTGGACGAGGACGTCGTGGTCCGGGACGGGCGGTGGTACTGCACGAGGGACGACGGCTGCGCGGAGGATGGCGAGGCACTGCCGGTTCCCTCGGACGTGCCGGCGGTCGCCGGGTACGTTGCTCAGGGCAGGTCGGTGCTCGCCGACCGTCGTGCGGTCGAGTCGCTCGTCGCGCCGCGGGCCGAGGCCCACGACGAGCAGATGGCGCTGGCCGTCGAGGAGTGGCGACGCACGTACCGAAGGGCGCGGCAGGCGACGGTCCTCGGCGCGGCCGGAGGCGGGACCGGCGGTCCTACCGGCCAGGGCCTGTGGGACTCGCTGACCGACGAGTGTCTCGACGCGTGGGGCGTGGTGCTGCGTGGGGCGACACCTGCAGGAGGACTCGCCGCTCTGGTTCCTGCCCTCGTGGGTCCGCTCGAGGACCTGGACCTGCGCGACGCCCTCGTGGCGTGGCTCTGCCCCGGCTGGCTGCCGCTCGACGCGGTCGACGGTCGTCTGCTCACCCGGCTCACCACGAAGGTCGGGCCTCTGGATCCGCCCCGTGACGAGGCCCAGCACGCGGACGTCGTCTGCCACGGCCGGACCGTCCAGGACGCCCTCCTGACGTTGTGTCGGGTGACGCCCGTCCGGTTCGCCGCGCCGGTCCTCACCATCGCGGCTGCCTACTCCTGGTCCCAGGGCGACGGCACGCGGGCTGGGATGTGTGTCGACCGGGCCCTGGAGATCGACCCGGGACACCGGCTGGCAGGTCTGATCCGGCTGGGTCTCGAGCACGGCGTTCGCATGCCGGCAGCGTGA